Proteins encoded within one genomic window of Brachybacterium sp. P6-10-X1:
- a CDS encoding aconitate hydratase yields MSRNVAQKLIAEHLVEGSLEPGSEVGLRVDQTLTQDATGTMVMLELEAMGLDRIRTELSVQYVDHNLLQTDEKNPDDHLFLQSAAQRFGLWFSQAGNGVSHPVHQAHFGRPGALLIGSDSHTCAAGALGMLAIGVGGLEIAMAMAGQPLYVSTPEIWGVELTGSLPDWVSAKDVVLEMLRRHGVKGGVGRIIEYHGEGLKQLTAMDRHVIANMGAELGATATVFPADDAARTYLEAVGRADEFERWEADEGATYDVTERIDLSQLEPLIARPSSPGNVVTVASVAGEDVSQVVVGSSANPGLRDFAVVGEILDGQQTAAGLSLDINPTSREVLADLISGGWLTSLVTAGARIHQSGCMGCIGMGQAPATGRNSLRTMPRNFPGRSGTEEDAVWLCSPETAAAAALTGKITDPRTLETSHDLVYPRPTMPEFYSTVDDMLLPPLPPEEAAKVELVKGPNISKLPDFSPVEDDLRVPALLVMGDNVSTDEIMPAGSRVLPFRSNIPKIAEFSFTRLDETYPQRAREATDGHVVIAGENYGQGSSREHAVIAPRYLGLRAVIATSFARIHWQNLANFGILGLAFDDPADHGRCTQGDEVVLGGIHEALRAGRQITATIGGREVGLHHDLSPRQVDMILAGGRIPLAAQEM; encoded by the coding sequence GTGTCACGCAACGTCGCACAGAAGCTCATCGCCGAGCACCTCGTCGAAGGATCGCTGGAGCCCGGCTCGGAGGTCGGCCTGCGGGTCGACCAGACCCTCACCCAGGACGCCACCGGCACCATGGTGATGCTCGAGCTCGAGGCGATGGGCCTGGACCGGATCCGCACCGAGCTGTCGGTCCAGTACGTCGATCACAACCTCCTGCAGACCGACGAGAAGAACCCCGACGACCACCTGTTCCTGCAGTCCGCCGCCCAACGCTTCGGCCTGTGGTTCTCCCAGGCCGGCAACGGCGTCTCCCATCCCGTTCATCAGGCCCACTTCGGCCGTCCCGGCGCTCTGCTGATCGGCTCGGACTCCCACACCTGCGCAGCCGGTGCGCTGGGGATGCTCGCGATCGGCGTCGGCGGCCTCGAGATCGCGATGGCGATGGCCGGCCAGCCGCTGTACGTCTCGACCCCGGAGATCTGGGGCGTGGAGCTGACCGGGTCGCTGCCGGACTGGGTCAGCGCCAAGGACGTGGTGCTGGAGATGCTGCGTCGCCACGGCGTCAAGGGCGGCGTCGGCCGCATCATCGAGTACCACGGTGAGGGGCTGAAGCAGCTGACCGCGATGGACCGCCACGTCATCGCGAACATGGGCGCCGAGCTGGGTGCCACCGCGACGGTCTTCCCCGCCGACGACGCGGCCCGCACCTACCTCGAGGCCGTCGGCCGCGCCGACGAGTTCGAGCGCTGGGAGGCCGATGAGGGCGCCACCTATGACGTCACCGAGCGCATCGACCTCTCGCAGCTGGAACCGCTGATCGCAAGGCCGTCCTCCCCCGGCAACGTCGTCACCGTCGCCTCCGTGGCCGGTGAGGACGTCTCCCAGGTGGTCGTGGGCTCCTCGGCGAACCCCGGCCTGCGGGACTTCGCGGTGGTCGGAGAGATCCTCGACGGCCAGCAGACCGCCGCCGGCCTCTCCCTGGACATCAACCCCACCTCCCGCGAGGTCCTCGCCGACCTGATCTCCGGCGGCTGGCTCACCTCGCTGGTCACCGCCGGGGCCCGCATCCACCAGTCCGGCTGCATGGGCTGCATCGGCATGGGGCAGGCCCCCGCGACCGGCCGCAACTCCCTGCGCACCATGCCGCGCAACTTCCCCGGCCGCTCCGGCACGGAGGAGGACGCCGTCTGGCTGTGCTCCCCCGAGACCGCCGCGGCCGCGGCCCTGACCGGGAAGATCACCGATCCGCGCACGCTGGAGACCAGCCACGACCTCGTCTACCCGCGACCCACCATGCCCGAGTTCTACTCGACGGTGGACGACATGCTGCTGCCGCCGCTGCCGCCCGAGGAGGCCGCGAAGGTCGAGCTTGTCAAGGGGCCGAACATCTCGAAGCTCCCGGACTTCTCGCCCGTCGAGGACGATCTGAGGGTGCCGGCGCTGCTGGTGATGGGCGACAACGTCTCCACCGACGAGATCATGCCGGCCGGCTCCCGGGTGCTGCCCTTCCGCAGCAACATCCCCAAGATCGCCGAGTTCTCGTTCACCCGGCTCGATGAGACCTACCCGCAGCGGGCCCGCGAGGCGACGGACGGGCATGTGGTGATCGCCGGGGAGAACTACGGGCAGGGCTCCTCCCGCGAGCACGCCGTGATCGCCCCGCGCTACCTGGGGCTGCGCGCGGTGATCGCGACCTCCTTCGCACGGATCCACTGGCAGAACCTCGCCAACTTCGGGATCCTCGGCCTCGCGTTCGACGATCCTGCTGACCACGGCCGGTGCACGCAGGGCGACGAGGTGGTCCTCGGCGGGATCCACGAGGCGCTGCGCGCCGGGCGGCAGATCACCGCGACGATCGGCGGCCGCGAGGTGGGTCTGCATCATGATCTCTCGCCGCGGCAGGTCGACATGATCCTCGCCGGCGGCCGGATCCCGCTGGCCGCGCAGGAGATGTGA
- a CDS encoding MalY/PatB family protein → MPGIDELDAITQDELIATGATRWARGEDVIGAFVAEMDFGTAAPITQRLHREVDRGAFGYLPSGMKAEMQQATAEFLHRRTGWAVNPADIHEMPDVISVFEAVLDHFLRPGAKIIVPTPSYMPFLQVPALHGREILEVEMVADEGGRYRYDLDALEAAFDAGGELLVLCNPHNPTGRVFSREEMEPLVELVDRKGGRVFSDEIWMPLVLQGEHVPYATLSETAAGHALTAVAASKAFNLPGLKCAQMITSNDADRAHWNEVGHFPMHGAANLGLAATSAAYDQGAAWLDDVVTYLRRNRETLTELVTTLLPQARITTLEGTYVAWLDLRAYSITGSLHDQLLEHARVECTDGTACGRSWEGFVRFIYAMPHPLLVEAITRIAEVLEPERAGR, encoded by the coding sequence GTGCCCGGCATCGACGAACTCGACGCGATCACCCAGGACGAGCTGATCGCCACCGGGGCCACCCGCTGGGCCCGCGGCGAGGACGTGATCGGCGCCTTCGTCGCCGAGATGGACTTCGGCACCGCCGCGCCGATCACCCAGCGGCTGCACCGCGAGGTGGACCGTGGCGCCTTCGGGTACCTTCCCTCAGGCATGAAGGCCGAGATGCAGCAGGCGACCGCCGAGTTCCTGCATCGTCGGACGGGATGGGCGGTGAACCCGGCCGACATCCACGAGATGCCCGACGTCATCTCCGTGTTCGAGGCGGTGCTGGACCACTTCCTGCGGCCGGGTGCGAAGATCATCGTCCCCACGCCCTCCTACATGCCTTTCCTCCAGGTCCCCGCCCTCCACGGCCGGGAGATCCTCGAGGTCGAGATGGTCGCCGACGAAGGCGGCCGCTACCGCTACGACCTGGACGCCCTCGAGGCCGCCTTCGACGCCGGGGGCGAGCTGCTGGTGCTGTGCAATCCGCACAACCCCACCGGGAGAGTGTTCTCCCGCGAGGAGATGGAGCCGCTGGTGGAACTGGTGGACCGCAAGGGCGGGCGCGTGTTCTCCGACGAGATCTGGATGCCGCTGGTGCTCCAGGGCGAGCACGTCCCCTACGCCACGCTGAGCGAGACCGCCGCCGGACACGCGCTCACCGCGGTCGCCGCGTCGAAGGCGTTCAACCTGCCCGGGCTCAAGTGCGCCCAGATGATCACCAGCAACGACGCCGACCGCGCCCACTGGAACGAGGTGGGGCACTTCCCCATGCACGGCGCCGCGAACCTCGGCCTCGCCGCCACCTCTGCTGCGTATGACCAGGGCGCGGCCTGGCTCGACGACGTCGTGACCTACCTGCGCCGCAACCGCGAGACCCTCACCGAGCTGGTCACGACGCTCCTGCCCCAGGCACGGATCACCACCCTCGAGGGCACCTACGTCGCCTGGCTCGACCTGCGCGCCTACTCCATCACCGGCTCCCTGCACGACCAGCTGCTCGAGCATGCCCGCGTCGAATGCACCGACGGCACCGCCTGCGGTCGGTCCTGGGAGGGCTTCGTCCGCTTCATCTACGCGATGCCGCACCCGCTGCTGGTCGAGGCGATCACCCGGATCGCGGAGGTGCTGGAGCCGGAGCGCGCCGGGCGGTGA
- a CDS encoding SDR family oxidoreductase: MSETSPPTAARNVLVAGAGGYLGRHLVTELARGGHRVRCLVRRPEELARPGRSGAPSLAGLDLDVRSADVTDPSTLASIADGVDAVISTIGVTGHGGDPWRVDHAGNLALLDAALAAGVRRVVFVNVLHAEQIPADLTRAKSAFAATLRRTTDQHLIVNPSGYFSDLGAYASMARRGVALVVGGGRARLSPIDGADLAAVIRQQLEAGTTGDLDVGGPQTLTHHEIAELAFEARGKRPRIASVPLPVARAGLAPVRMVAPSAAGIATFLLAGLAADSAAPPYGHRRMAEHFQQLAAADDSGRR, translated from the coding sequence ATGAGCGAGACATCTCCTCCGACTGCAGCCCGGAACGTCCTGGTCGCCGGGGCCGGCGGCTACCTGGGCCGCCACCTCGTCACCGAGCTGGCGAGGGGCGGCCACAGAGTGCGCTGCCTGGTCCGGCGGCCCGAGGAGCTGGCCCGCCCCGGCCGATCCGGCGCCCCCTCCCTCGCCGGGCTCGACCTCGACGTGCGCAGCGCCGATGTCACCGACCCCTCCACGCTCGCCTCGATCGCGGACGGCGTCGACGCCGTGATCTCGACCATCGGAGTGACCGGCCACGGCGGGGATCCGTGGCGCGTCGACCACGCCGGGAACCTCGCCCTGCTCGACGCAGCCCTCGCTGCCGGCGTGCGGCGCGTCGTCTTCGTGAACGTGCTGCACGCCGAGCAGATCCCCGCTGACCTCACCCGTGCCAAGAGCGCCTTCGCCGCGACGCTGCGCCGCACCACCGACCAGCACCTGATCGTGAATCCGTCGGGCTACTTCTCCGATCTCGGCGCCTATGCCTCGATGGCCCGGCGCGGCGTCGCCCTCGTCGTCGGCGGCGGGCGGGCACGCCTCTCGCCGATCGACGGCGCCGACCTCGCCGCCGTGATCCGTCAGCAGCTCGAGGCGGGCACGACGGGAGACCTGGACGTCGGCGGGCCGCAGACCCTCACCCACCACGAGATCGCCGAGCTCGCCTTCGAGGCGAGGGGGAAGCGCCCCCGCATCGCCTCGGTTCCGCTGCCGGTGGCGCGCGCCGGCCTCGCCCCGGTGCGCATGGTCGCGCCGTCGGCCGCCGGGATCGCCACCTTCCTGCTCGCCGGGCTCGCCGCGGACTCCGCCGCCCCGCCCTACGGCCACCGCCGCATGGCGGAGCACTTCCAGCAGCTCGCCGCCGCGGACGACAGCGGCCGGCGATGA
- a CDS encoding sorbosone dehydrogenase family protein: MITRRRFTASAGALAGASLLGSCGRPRTDPPPEESSQASGAQALASVITTGLQAPWSIAFVGESALISERDSARILELTADGTTREVGVIDGVDPGGEGGLLGLAVHEGQLFTYLTAAESNRIERRELTGSPGGFGLGTARTVLEGIPSARIHNGGRLAIGPDDMLYATTGDAGDRDSAQDLDSLGGKILRMAPDGTAPADNPFPDSLVHSYGHRNCQGIAWDEEGTMYASEFGQDTWDELNLIEPGGNYGWPHVEGIAEQEGYRDPLQQWEPAEASPSGIAITGRNLYLANLRGRRLRVVPLPDPSTASELLVGEYGRLRDVVLAPDGSLWVLTNTTDGRGDPAEEGDRILRVAVE; encoded by the coding sequence GTGATCACTCGACGACGCTTCACCGCCTCGGCCGGCGCGCTCGCCGGCGCGTCCCTCCTCGGCTCCTGCGGCCGGCCGCGCACGGATCCGCCACCCGAGGAGAGCTCGCAGGCGTCGGGCGCTCAAGCCCTGGCCTCTGTGATCACCACCGGCCTGCAGGCGCCCTGGTCGATCGCGTTCGTCGGCGAGAGCGCATTGATCAGCGAACGCGACTCCGCCCGGATCCTCGAGCTCACCGCCGACGGCACCACCCGCGAGGTCGGCGTGATCGACGGCGTCGACCCCGGGGGAGAGGGCGGCCTGCTCGGCCTGGCTGTGCACGAGGGTCAGCTGTTCACCTATCTCACGGCTGCCGAGAGCAATCGGATCGAGCGCCGCGAGCTGACCGGATCCCCCGGTGGCTTCGGGCTCGGCACTGCCCGGACCGTGCTCGAGGGCATCCCGTCGGCACGGATCCACAACGGTGGCCGCCTCGCGATAGGGCCGGACGACATGCTGTACGCGACCACCGGCGACGCGGGGGATCGCGACAGCGCCCAGGACCTCGACTCCCTCGGCGGGAAGATCCTGCGGATGGCGCCCGACGGGACGGCACCGGCCGACAATCCCTTCCCCGACTCGCTGGTCCACAGCTACGGGCACCGCAACTGCCAGGGGATCGCCTGGGACGAGGAGGGCACGATGTATGCCAGCGAGTTCGGACAGGACACCTGGGACGAGCTGAATCTCATCGAGCCCGGCGGCAATTACGGCTGGCCGCATGTCGAGGGCATCGCCGAGCAGGAGGGCTACCGCGATCCGCTGCAGCAGTGGGAGCCGGCCGAGGCCAGTCCCAGCGGCATCGCGATCACCGGTCGAAACCTCTACCTCGCGAACCTCCGTGGCCGACGCCTGCGCGTGGTGCCGTTGCCGGACCCGTCGACCGCGTCGGAGCTGCTGGTCGGGGAGTACGGGCGGCTGCGCGACGTGGTCCTCGCGCCCGACGGCTCGCTCTGGGTGCTGACCAACACCACCGACGGCCGCGGCGACCCGGCCGAGGAGGGGGATCGGATTCTGCGGGTGGCGGTGGAATGA
- a CDS encoding CsbD family protein, translating into MSNEEKFENVKDTVSGQAKEGFGKLTDDKETQAEGRAEQGKAALKDKAQDARDTVKGAAEGMFGNKDRTD; encoded by the coding sequence ATGAGCAACGAAGAGAAGTTCGAGAACGTCAAGGACACGGTGAGCGGCCAGGCCAAGGAGGGTTTCGGCAAGCTGACCGACGACAAGGAGACCCAGGCCGAGGGTCGGGCCGAGCAGGGCAAGGCCGCGCTGAAGGACAAGGCCCAGGACGCCCGCGACACCGTCAAGGGCGCGGCCGAGGGCATGTTCGGGAACAAGGACAGGACCGACTGA
- the bla gene encoding class A beta-lactamase: MTTSVSRRTVILSAAPLALTGCAAAAGRESADAAAPEPATGGPASPDAAFSALESRFSATLGLFALDTGSGTRIEHRADERFGHASTLKALAAAAVLDSAPDLEIPIPVEAEDLVEYSPILQEQVGSTVTLREVADAAVRYSDNTAGNLLLAQLGGPAGLEAALRAIGDRTTSVDRWEPELNEVSPGDVRDTSTPRALATSLQAFVLDGVLDADRSELLTEMLTTTTTGDTLIMAGALDGWEVGSKSGAAAYGTRNDLGIAWPSGDRAPIVIAVMSHRDAPDAEYDDRLVAEAAEVAFRALIEEG; encoded by the coding sequence ATGACGACATCCGTCTCCCGCCGCACCGTCATCCTGTCCGCCGCACCGCTTGCGCTCACCGGCTGCGCCGCCGCCGCGGGCCGCGAGTCGGCGGACGCCGCCGCCCCTGAGCCCGCCACCGGCGGGCCGGCCTCCCCCGACGCTGCGTTCTCCGCTCTCGAGAGCCGCTTCTCCGCCACCCTCGGCCTGTTCGCTCTCGACACGGGCAGCGGTACGCGCATCGAGCACCGGGCCGACGAACGATTCGGCCACGCCTCGACCCTCAAGGCCCTGGCTGCCGCTGCAGTGCTCGACTCGGCACCTGATCTGGAGATTCCCATCCCGGTGGAGGCGGAGGACCTCGTCGAGTATTCGCCCATCCTGCAGGAGCAGGTCGGGAGCACGGTCACCCTCCGCGAGGTGGCGGACGCCGCCGTGCGCTACAGCGACAACACCGCGGGCAATCTGCTCCTCGCCCAGCTCGGCGGCCCCGCGGGACTCGAGGCCGCGCTGCGGGCGATCGGCGATCGCACCACGAGCGTGGACCGCTGGGAGCCGGAGCTCAACGAGGTCTCCCCCGGCGATGTCCGCGACACCAGCACCCCGCGTGCCCTGGCGACGTCCCTGCAGGCATTCGTGCTCGACGGCGTGCTCGACGCCGACCGGAGCGAGCTGCTGACCGAGATGCTCACCACGACGACCACGGGGGACACGCTGATCATGGCGGGGGCGCTCGACGGGTGGGAGGTCGGCAGCAAGTCCGGTGCCGCCGCCTACGGCACCCGCAATGATCTGGGCATCGCCTGGCCGTCGGGCGATCGCGCCCCGATCGTGATCGCGGTGATGTCGCATCGCGACGCTCCGGACGCCGAGTACGACGACCGGCTCGTCGCCGAGGCGGCAGAGGTCGCGTTCCGGGCGCTGATCGAGGAGGGCTGA
- a CDS encoding alpha/beta fold hydrolase → MFVLDQGSGPAVVLVPGLGCDHTMYAPQLDALSGMRLLAADLRGTGRSPSLEGIPLADVLSTQADDIVDALQERGIESAHLVGISYGGVVVQQVMARHPELARSAVICDSLCDTGPRTLTERVQMWPAHLQPAMLRAVPRRALAKATRAAYPRWPEAGEAMAQVFLRADLGDLITQRRVVNTIRFEEMLRGCETPTLCLVGDQSALAKSMMVRTHDALAHSEFHIIPDSFDPSSLCNPEAFTAHLQRWVTAREAGERLGLPLI, encoded by the coding sequence ATGTTCGTCCTCGACCAGGGCAGCGGGCCGGCCGTGGTGCTGGTGCCCGGCCTGGGCTGCGACCACACGATGTACGCGCCCCAGCTCGACGCGCTGTCGGGCATGCGACTGCTGGCAGCAGATCTGCGCGGCACCGGGCGTTCGCCGAGCCTCGAGGGCATCCCGCTCGCCGACGTGCTCTCCACCCAGGCCGACGACATCGTCGACGCTCTGCAGGAGCGCGGCATCGAGAGCGCCCACCTCGTCGGCATCTCCTACGGCGGCGTCGTGGTGCAGCAGGTCATGGCGCGCCATCCCGAGCTGGCCCGCTCCGCGGTGATCTGCGACAGCCTGTGTGACACCGGGCCCCGCACGCTTACAGAACGGGTGCAGATGTGGCCCGCCCATCTGCAGCCCGCGATGCTCCGCGCCGTCCCCCGTCGGGCGCTGGCGAAAGCCACGCGCGCGGCCTACCCGCGCTGGCCCGAGGCCGGCGAGGCGATGGCCCAGGTGTTCCTCCGTGCGGATCTCGGCGACCTGATCACCCAGCGCCGCGTGGTCAACACGATCCGTTTCGAGGAGATGCTGCGCGGCTGCGAGACGCCCACGCTGTGCCTGGTCGGCGACCAGTCCGCCCTGGCGAAGTCGATGATGGTCCGTACCCACGACGCGCTGGCGCACTCCGAGTTCCACATCATCCCCGACTCCTTCGACCCCTCCAGCCTGTGCAACCCGGAGGCCTTCACCGCCCATCTGCAGCGCTGGGTCACCGCGCGGGAAGCGGGGGAGAGGCTCGGGCTGCCGCTGATCTGA
- the thpD gene encoding ectoine hydroxylase produces MTTATMTDDLYRTRLTETAEPVAREHPTVWGAAEDGPFDAAALAAHDQRGFTIMQDLVTADEVATYREELDRLSADSSLREDDRVITERASGEVRSIFAVQQLSELIDQLSRDPRLLERARQLLGSDVYLHQSRINSMPGFRGNGFFWHSDFESWHAEDGMPAPRAVSCSIALTPNFPYNGGLMVMPGSHRTFVPSVGETPENNHLSSLKEQTVGVPSEEVITDMAHRHGIDQFTGPAGSALWFDANIMHGSGNNITPFPRSNIFMVFNSVENTLVQPYAAAAPRPDHIAHRDARPLS; encoded by the coding sequence ATGACCACGGCGACCATGACCGACGATCTCTACCGCACCCGACTCACGGAGACGGCCGAGCCCGTCGCCCGCGAGCACCCCACCGTCTGGGGCGCCGCCGAGGACGGCCCCTTCGACGCCGCGGCGCTCGCCGCGCACGATCAGCGCGGCTTCACCATCATGCAGGACCTCGTCACCGCGGACGAGGTGGCGACGTACCGCGAGGAGCTGGACCGGCTCAGCGCCGACAGCTCGCTGCGGGAGGACGACCGCGTGATCACCGAACGCGCTTCCGGCGAGGTCCGCTCGATCTTCGCCGTCCAGCAGCTCAGCGAACTGATCGACCAGCTCTCCCGAGATCCGCGGCTGCTGGAGCGCGCCCGCCAGCTGCTCGGCTCGGACGTCTACCTGCACCAGAGCCGGATCAACTCCATGCCCGGCTTCAGGGGCAACGGCTTCTTCTGGCACTCCGACTTCGAGTCCTGGCACGCCGAGGACGGCATGCCCGCGCCCCGCGCCGTCAGCTGCTCGATCGCACTGACGCCGAACTTCCCCTACAACGGTGGGCTGATGGTCATGCCCGGCTCCCACCGCACCTTCGTGCCGAGCGTGGGGGAGACCCCCGAGAACAACCACCTCTCCTCGCTCAAGGAGCAGACGGTCGGCGTGCCCTCGGAGGAGGTCATCACCGATATGGCCCACCGCCATGGCATCGACCAGTTCACCGGCCCGGCCGGCTCGGCCCTCTGGTTCGACGCGAACATCATGCACGGCTCGGGCAACAACATCACCCCGTTCCCGCGCTCGAACATCTTCATGGTGTTCAACAGCGTCGAGAACACCCTGGTGCAGCCGTATGCGGCCGCCGCTCCGCGCCCCGACCACATCGCGCACCGGGACGCTCGGCCGCTGAGCTGA
- a CDS encoding DUF421 domain-containing protein codes for MIDWDIVWRDYIGISWSGALGVVVSTIVLYLFFALLMHLSGPRLMANPTVGSFAVLAVIGGVTARATLGEAPTMLGALIVLNTLMVMEYLLGTMRKLPHPLPRRRPTVLMIGGRPMPSGLHRVHLTQRNLWELLRSHGVLDLGEAELVILETRGNLTVVRRGSTIDRSLIAEVEGREAIPEHLLAG; via the coding sequence ATGATCGACTGGGACATCGTGTGGCGGGACTACATCGGCATCAGCTGGAGCGGAGCGCTGGGCGTGGTGGTCTCCACCATCGTGCTGTACCTGTTCTTCGCGCTGCTCATGCATCTGTCGGGCCCGCGCCTGATGGCGAACCCCACCGTCGGCAGCTTCGCGGTGCTCGCCGTGATCGGCGGGGTCACCGCGCGCGCCACCCTCGGCGAGGCGCCGACCATGCTGGGTGCGCTGATCGTGCTGAACACGCTGATGGTCATGGAGTACCTGCTGGGGACGATGCGCAAGCTGCCGCACCCGCTGCCACGTCGACGGCCGACGGTCCTGATGATCGGAGGACGGCCGATGCCCTCCGGGCTGCACCGGGTCCACCTCACGCAGCGGAATCTGTGGGAACTGTTGCGCTCCCACGGAGTGCTCGACCTGGGCGAGGCCGAGCTCGTGATCCTCGAGACGCGCGGCAACCTCACCGTCGTCCGTCGCGGGTCGACCATCGATCGGTCGTTGATCGCGGAGGTCGAGGGGCGCGAGGCCATCCCGGAGCACCTGCTCGCCGGCTGA
- a CDS encoding dihydrofolate reductase family protein: MFVLTHHVRPSFSLGETTFHFLDATPADALAQATAAADGQDVRIGGGVTTVREFLEADLIDEMHIAVAPWELGTGLKLWESPEELADRFELQQVTAPNGYTHCFLWR, encoded by the coding sequence GTGTTCGTGCTGACCCATCACGTGCGCCCCTCCTTCTCTCTCGGGGAGACCACCTTCCACTTCCTGGATGCGACACCTGCCGACGCTCTCGCGCAGGCGACCGCGGCGGCAGACGGTCAGGACGTGCGGATCGGCGGCGGGGTCACCACCGTGCGGGAGTTCCTCGAGGCGGACCTGATCGACGAGATGCACATCGCCGTCGCCCCGTGGGAGCTCGGCACCGGGCTGAAGCTCTGGGAGAGCCCCGAGGAGCTCGCCGATCGCTTCGAGCTGCAGCAGGTCACCGCCCCCAACGGGTACACGCACTGCTTCCTGTGGCGGTGA
- a CDS encoding arylamine N-acetyltransferase, which yields MTGVGQADGADWGIEAFDPALYLDRIGVEPGPPSLDLLERIHRAHVATFPFSNLDVLLGRHPGVDPETVARRMLHEGAGGYCFEHAQLLAGVLERLGMTVRRRLGRVHSPTNTRTHMTVDVELEERWWMLDPGFGLSLTGPIPREDGARREEWFGTLSMHHLESAGGIEQWELRRGEDLQHVTDLLPVVPADVRAGHHVTSTMPGAGPFTTMLIVSRFTEDGHVTVTSAARTIRRPGQETIHEELTPAQVIDAVADLGLPLDAGTARTLRNLRAQEPAG from the coding sequence ATGACCGGGGTCGGCCAGGCCGACGGGGCCGACTGGGGCATCGAGGCCTTCGACCCCGCCCTCTATCTCGACCGGATCGGCGTCGAGCCGGGCCCGCCGAGCCTCGACCTCCTCGAGCGCATCCACCGTGCGCACGTGGCGACCTTCCCCTTCAGCAACCTCGACGTGCTGCTGGGACGCCACCCCGGCGTCGACCCCGAGACCGTCGCCCGGCGCATGCTGCACGAGGGCGCCGGCGGGTACTGCTTCGAGCACGCCCAGCTGTTGGCCGGGGTGCTCGAGCGGCTGGGGATGACGGTGCGGCGCCGGCTGGGCCGTGTCCATTCCCCGACCAACACCCGCACCCACATGACCGTCGACGTCGAGCTCGAGGAGCGGTGGTGGATGCTGGATCCCGGCTTCGGCCTCTCCCTGACCGGTCCGATCCCGCGCGAGGACGGCGCCCGACGCGAGGAATGGTTCGGCACCCTGTCGATGCATCACCTCGAGAGTGCCGGCGGCATCGAGCAGTGGGAGCTGCGCCGCGGCGAGGATCTCCAGCACGTCACCGACCTGCTGCCCGTGGTGCCGGCCGACGTCCGCGCGGGCCACCACGTCACCTCGACCATGCCCGGTGCCGGGCCCTTCACGACAATGCTCATCGTCAGCCGATTCACCGAGGACGGGCACGTGACCGTCACCAGCGCCGCCCGCACGATCCGTCGGCCCGGGCAGGAGACCATCCACGAGGAACTGACTCCCGCGCAGGTGATCGACGCCGTCGCGGACCTCGGCCTGCCTCTGGACGCCGGCACCGCCCGCACGCTGCGGAACCTCCGGGCGCAGGAGCCAGCGGGCTGA
- a CDS encoding SDR family NAD(P)-dependent oxidoreductase: MRCALVTGASRGIGRATAIALSERGERVAVHYAANRADAEETLARLSGEGHVLVGGDLADPETARRVVSEAEAGLGQIDVLVNNAGIAPGESTDHPVEATDYATWQQRFTRMIDVDLTAPANVSYLVARSLIARDAPGVIVNVGSRGAFRGEPGAPAYAAAKAGLHALGQSLALSLAPLGIAVASVAPGFIATERQQPKLDSEAGDDVRSQSPFGRVGTAEEVAAAIVYLTSPGAQWASGAVLDLNGASHLRP, translated from the coding sequence ATGAGATGCGCACTGGTCACGGGGGCCTCCCGCGGCATCGGCCGGGCGACGGCGATCGCGCTGAGCGAGCGCGGCGAGCGCGTCGCGGTCCACTACGCCGCGAACAGGGCCGATGCCGAGGAGACCCTGGCACGGCTCTCCGGCGAGGGCCATGTGCTCGTCGGCGGGGACCTCGCCGACCCCGAGACCGCCCGGCGCGTGGTCTCCGAGGCCGAGGCGGGGCTGGGGCAGATCGACGTGCTGGTCAACAATGCCGGGATCGCACCCGGGGAGTCCACGGACCACCCCGTGGAGGCGACGGACTACGCCACCTGGCAGCAGCGCTTCACCCGGATGATCGACGTGGACCTCACCGCCCCGGCGAACGTCAGCTACCTGGTGGCCCGTTCCCTCATCGCCCGCGACGCCCCGGGGGTGATCGTGAACGTCGGATCCCGCGGAGCCTTCCGCGGAGAGCCCGGCGCGCCCGCGTATGCCGCGGCGAAGGCGGGGCTGCACGCTCTCGGCCAGTCCCTCGCCTTGTCCCTGGCCCCGCTCGGGATCGCGGTGGCGTCGGTCGCTCCCGGGTTCATCGCCACCGAGCGCCAGCAGCCGAAGCTCGACAGCGAGGCAGGCGATGACGTGCGCTCTCAGAGCCCTTTCGGGCGGGTGGGCACCGCCGAGGAGGTCGCCGCCGCGATCGTCTACCTCACCTCGCCCGGGGCGCAGTGGGCCTCGGGCGCGGTGCTGGATCTGAACGGCGCCTCGCACCTGCGCCCCTGA